In the genome of Mangifera indica cultivar Alphonso chromosome 9, CATAS_Mindica_2.1, whole genome shotgun sequence, the window catcAAACAATAGGGGTGTCTGGAAAAAGCTGCTTATAGGTGAGTTTATAATACTACTTGGTTCGCGAATCACCATTGCCAACCTTTCCATTCcgaaggaaaaaggaaaaagttcgTCTTTAGCTTGTTATGGCCATGGAACTCTTCTCTCTTCAAATTCTCCTCTACTTTGCCTTCTTTTCAGTCTCCCTCTACTTCTACTTCTACACTTCAAACAAAAAACCCGTTAACAAAGGCTTCAAACATTACCCCATTGTAGGAGTCTTACCGGATTTCATCAAAAACCGGCACCGCTTCCTCGACTGGTCAACCGAAATTCTTCAACGTTGCCCCACTAACACTGCTACTCTGTCCCGTCCAGGCAAAGTGCGTGGCGTTGTCACGGCGAATCCATTGAACGTCGAGCATGTTTTAAAGACCAACTTTGAGAACTACCCAAAAGGGGATCGATTTATCCTGATTCTCGAAGATTTTCTCGGCCGAGGAATCTTTAACTCCGATGGAGAGCTATGGAAAGTCCAGAGGAAAACTGCTAGCTACGAGTTCAACACAAGATCCCTCAGAAATTTCGTTCTCGAAAGCGTTAGGTCAGAGATTCTTACAAGGCTAGTTCCGATTTTAAGCAAAGCATCGAAAACAGAAGAATTATTGGATTTACAAGATATTCTAGAGAGGTTTGCCTTTGATAACATATGCAAAGTGGCTTTCAACGTTGATCCGGGTTGTCTTGATGGAGATGGCACCAGTCGTTCGGACTTTATGCGTGCATTTGAAGATGCAGCCTGTCTTAGTGCTGAGAGATACAGATCTCTGTTACCACTCATTTGGAAAACCAAGAGGTTCTTTAACATAGGCTCAGAACGAGTACTGAAGAAATCAATAGCAACAGTTCATGAATTTGCGAACGATATTATTCGTTCAAGAATGGAATCAGAAGCAGAGAACTTGGATGAAGATTTATTATCACGGTTTATCGGAAACGGCAATCACTCACTCGAATTTCTCCGAGATATTGTCATAAGCTTTATTCTTGCAGGCCGAGACACAACATCTTCCGCTTTAAGTTCCTTCTTTTGGCTATTATCTTCCCGTCTAGATgttcaagaaaagattttgaaGGAGCTGGAGTCGATCCGGgccttaaataaaaaaagcatCGGCGATATTTACAGTTTCGACGAGCTGCGAGATATGCACTATTTGCAAGCAGCGATATCTGAAACGATGCGATTGTACCCGCCAGTACCGGCCGACACGAAAACGTGCATGAAGGACGAAGTGTTGCCGGACGGTACATTTATCAGCAAAGGATGGTTTGTTATGTATCATGCGTATGCGATGGGGCGAATGGAGAACATATGGGGGAAGAATTGCTGTGAGTATTCGCCGGAAAGGTGGCTGGAAAATGGGATTTTTCGGCCGGAAAATGTGTTTAAGTTTCCGGTGTTTAACGCGGGGCTGAGAATATGCCTGGGCAAAGAAATGGCGTATATTCAGATGAAATCGATTGCAGCAAGTGTGATAGAGCGGTTTGTGATTGACGTACAGAACAAGGACAAGTATCCTGAACATCTGTTATCTTTGACTCTGAGGATGAAAAATGGATTATCAGTGAGACTGAAGGAAAGATGTGTGGCCGTGATCAATTAAGGCACAGGAGTTAACATGGTCTTGCCCTCTGAGGATGAGtcccttttatttattaaaagaacaTTAGCCGTGAATTAAAATATCCAGACAATTGGAGTTCACATGGTTTTGTCAGGATTAAAAAAAGAGTGAAACAAAAGTTCTCTGTGTCACTGTTGTCTGTGCCAGGCTTTTATCTTGAGTTTGTATTTTTTCTAAAGATAAATGTTATCTTATTTAAAATACGTATCTgataaattttactttaataatttatttttatatataataaaaaactgcGCAATGGAACGGTGGAGATCATTTGGGGCGAAAATGGGGGATATggattaaaatatcaattttgtttgtctgttatgtacatataattattttttattagataaatataattattttttaaattatattaaaaaaaaagattatgagaTTTATGATTGATTGGATAagttattcaattaaataccttattaatcaattttttaaaataaattagttagatGAATATTTAGTCAACTAGTTAACCATCGGATCAAACattcaaccaattttttttatatttttatttcattttatttcttattttagttGTGATTAGGTAAATAAgtgagttttatattttaattgaatgagtttatgtttaattagatAAGTCttgattgaataaatataaaatttaaacgtattttaaatattttatgttttatattatatatatacaaagaaaaaaataggctgttttaaataatatcctAAAAAATTTGCCCTGGTATTTACCTGAAACTTACTAGGAAATGGAATTTATGGGTCATAGAACATATCTCGATATCCAATCTTCCAAGCTAGGCTAAAAATTTGCCTAAAGAAAGAAATGGCATATATTACAATCATGTCCATCCATAAAATTATGTGTgggtatataatttttttatataattagatataaagataatatatatcgtatgattatataattttaaattaaaaataaattaaaaattaattatataatcatatattatttgtatgttcaaatgtgtatatatatgtgtagtATTTTCTCTGCCTACAATTTCTCCAGCGCCTATGCTTTCAGGCTTGTCTGCTGTTTGCACTTCCCCTGCAGGAAGACTTTCCATTGCCTTGTTCCTCACTACCTGCTTGTCTCAAGTTTTACTTCCAACTTTTCAAAGCAGCTTGCGCTTACCCTGGAAACCTGAAGCAAGTCCACTCAGTTTACTGTAGCTCTTGGTCTCAAAGCTGCGAAGCCTCTACAAAGAATTCCAGCCTTGTTGCAGTTTGCTCGGTTAGGCAGAACTATTTTCTGCTTCCGTTGTATCTTTTATGCGGTTTATATGATCATTTTTGCATAGTTCATACTCTTAGGATGGCAAACTCTGATGTTCCTCTTCTCTTGAACTCTATTATAGTAAAATCTCTTATAAGTTTTCAAGAGGAAAATAAGATTACCAAAGAAGTGTTTgatttagataatgttttattaccaaaataaaaagattactttgaagatagattacagattactaaatataaatgattactatgtttgataaaatttgataagtataaataattattatgtttgatcaaaaataataaaagattactaataaattattttacttaaatgcccttgaatataattatttttaaatattatttatattgtttgtcgtattaattaaaaataaatttatttttgtctcaaaaaattaataaattataatataattataataaaatcaagattatattgataatatttaaatatctaaagtgaaggtgataatcaaattatcatttatattatatgtcacgTCAACatcgataataaaaaattattgtaattttttattatcgatAAACtaaatagattatcaagataattcttaaaaattaaactaaacggCCTTTTAAGTGTTCTTAGTCCGATTCACTGGTGTAGACCATTCTGTCTTTAACTTGGTTTGGTTTTCCTTTCACTTGAGAATGTTGTGGTTGGGTtaggttattattattatttttttaatttctccgAAAAAATGATCAACCGAGTTTAGTTTAAAGAAAGTGGGAGTTGGTTTATTTTCGGGCCCTCCATCCAATTCCCATGTATGTAAACCAAAAAATGTCACAATTTCAAATGCCATAAAAGTAATGCTTTAGTCAGTGGATGACAGAAGGTTAGATTTAGATAGTTGATAGATAGTGTAAAAGAAAAGCCGATTCGCGAGTGTCACTGTTCCTCTCATCCACCCACAAAAACTAGGAGCAGCGAATCATTCTATTTAGAGAACATGAAAATTGATagcttaaaaaatgataaaacaatattccaTTTTGTCATCACATTAATTACATAACTTATTTTATATCCTATCAAAGGAGAGAAATATGTGATTGTTATCCAATTCCATATAGAGCATAATAGATAGAAATAGTTTGTTTAGATATATTTGATGATAAGGTCTTTTAAGCTGTGGGTTTTAATAAGATAAGATAAAATGTGGGGATTAATCAttctataaatatgtattttctAACATTAAATACATCatcaataaattatagttttaatttatgaaGAGATAAGATTCGTCATGACTCCAATACAGAATATGAGgctaaaaattgttttattagataaatgtcatttttagaATGCTTTTTAAGctaattaagataattaatatattaattatttggtGGCACTCTTTTTAGTAGCCTAAAGAGTGACGACAAGTTCCGTTGTGCAATTGGCCATACAATTTCTTATCCTTTTAGCCAAAGTGATACAGGAAAAGTCTCTCTACCTTGCTGTAGCCATGGAGCTCTTCACTCTGCAGACTatcctcttcttctccttcattTTTCTATCCTTCCACCTTTACTTCACCATTTCAAACAAAAGAACCATAAACACAGGCTTCAAAAACTACCCTATTATCGGAATCTTACcggattttattaaaaacaggCATCGATTCCTTGAGTGGTCAACCGATACACTGATAAGTTGTCCCACTAACACTGCTTTCTTATACCGCCCTCCTAAAATTCGCGGCATCATCACGGCGAATCCGTTAAACGTCGAGCATATTCTCAAGACCAACTTTGAGAACTACCCAAAAGGCGATAAGTTCATCTTCCTTCTTGAAGATTTTCTCGGTCGAGGAATCTTTAACTCCGACGGGGAGTTGTGGAAAGTCCAGAGGAAAACTGCGAGCTATGAGTTCAACACAAAATCGCTCCGAAATTTCGTCATGGAGAATGTTCGGTCCGAGATTATGTCAAGATTCGTTCCGATTTTAAGCAAAGCCTCAAAATCAGAACAAGTGGTGGATTTACAAGATATTCTAGAGCGGTTTGCCTTTGATAACATTTGTAAAGTAGCTTTTAATGTTGATCCTGGTTGTCTCGACGGAGATGGAACCGGCAGTTCCGACTTTATGCGAGCTTTTGAAGATGCAGCAACGCTTAGTGCAGCGAGATTTCGGGCTGTGTTTTCTTTCATATGGAAAATCGAGAAGTTATTAAACATAGGATCAGAAAGGGTACTGAGGAATTCAATTAAAATCGTCCATGAATTTGCTAATGATATTATTCACAAAAGAATGGAAGCAAGAGCAAAAAATAAGGACGAAGATTTACTCTCCCGATTTATCGGAAATGATGAGCACTCACCCGAATTTCTCCGAGATATCGTCATAAGCTTCATTCTTGCAGGCCGAGACACAACCTCTTCCGCTTTAAGTTACTTCTTTTGGTTATTATCTTCCCGTCCAGACGTTCAGCAAAAGATACTGAAAGAACTAGAGTTAATTCGGGTCCGAAACGGGAAAAGTTTCGgcgatatttacagttttgatGAGCTACGAGACATGCATTATTTACACGCAGCAATATCTGAAGCGATGAGATTGTACCCGCCTGTACCGATCGACACAAAAGCTAGCAACAGCGACGATATCTTGCCGGACGGGACATTTATCGGCAAGGAATGGTTTATATCCTATCATACATATGCGATGGGGCGAATAGAGAGCATATGGGGCAAGAATTGCCAAGAATATTTGCCGGAACGGTGGCtggaaaatgaaatatatcgGCCGGAAAACATGTTTAAATATCCGGTTTTTCACGCCGGGCCG includes:
- the LOC123225341 gene encoding cytochrome P450 94A1-like, whose product is MAMELFSLQILLYFAFFSVSLYFYFYTSNKKPVNKGFKHYPIVGVLPDFIKNRHRFLDWSTEILQRCPTNTATLSRPGKVRGVVTANPLNVEHVLKTNFENYPKGDRFILILEDFLGRGIFNSDGELWKVQRKTASYEFNTRSLRNFVLESVRSEILTRLVPILSKASKTEELLDLQDILERFAFDNICKVAFNVDPGCLDGDGTSRSDFMRAFEDAACLSAERYRSLLPLIWKTKRFFNIGSERVLKKSIATVHEFANDIIRSRMESEAENLDEDLLSRFIGNGNHSLEFLRDIVISFILAGRDTTSSALSSFFWLLSSRLDVQEKILKELESIRALNKKSIGDIYSFDELRDMHYLQAAISETMRLYPPVPADTKTCMKDEVLPDGTFISKGWFVMYHAYAMGRMENIWGKNCCEYSPERWLENGIFRPENVFKFPVFNAGLRICLGKEMAYIQMKSIAASVIERFVIDVQNKDKYPEHLLSLTLRMKNGLSVRLKERCVAVIN
- the LOC123226528 gene encoding cytochrome P450 94A1-like: MELFTLQTILFFSFIFLSFHLYFTISNKRTINTGFKNYPIIGILPDFIKNRHRFLEWSTDTLISCPTNTAFLYRPPKIRGIITANPLNVEHILKTNFENYPKGDKFIFLLEDFLGRGIFNSDGELWKVQRKTASYEFNTKSLRNFVMENVRSEIMSRFVPILSKASKSEQVVDLQDILERFAFDNICKVAFNVDPGCLDGDGTGSSDFMRAFEDAATLSAARFRAVFSFIWKIEKLLNIGSERVLRNSIKIVHEFANDIIHKRMEARAKNKDEDLLSRFIGNDEHSPEFLRDIVISFILAGRDTTSSALSYFFWLLSSRPDVQQKILKELELIRVRNGKSFGDIYSFDELRDMHYLHAAISEAMRLYPPVPIDTKASNSDDILPDGTFIGKEWFISYHTYAMGRIESIWGKNCQEYLPERWLENEIYRPENMFKYPVFHAGPRMCLGKDMAYIQMKSIAASVIERFVIDVQKKDKSPEHVLSLTLRMKDGLHVRVRARCVDEIKRA